A single window of Taeniopygia guttata chromosome 1, bTaeGut7.mat, whole genome shotgun sequence DNA harbors:
- the N4BP2L2 gene encoding NEDD4-binding protein 2-like 2 isoform X1: MMLHAENTVRLLECQGEIGIEPYSKRMKSTEGASEKLPADDNEGTQKKLDVERKSNGWIPTCALDNQGQREMQKQKKIPTGVLGSLSKVLPENNPVLCQPINLETAQNINPPFTSMNDSKVEEEKDLFITNSAGEDNVEKSSASFSVNRNQSDEDFFTSKDFIGPIYKPAKSNKQDKSGNCNECSNTGGDENELNENRCKRKEVKKMQAVSATVPEIDDQLDQFYKEIHQLENENLDTNVQGKETEISEEQHSSFNSSQSSQENYQPVLLGSPHPFYENGQCSLGEQNSQKTNNEQQLVVETGGWKTENTYNGQIDTWNCSVPEFRPAWQARAFFKKPQGCFPPRFNHQSHFQIFDAAPQIPCQNGGRTYESYRANTDINSHGPLLDPNTHYSGHTDIHTTQVFRNGNNDQNGPQSNGFCETREECWNDPKADSTEGMHNFSSLQLSEEKFSCSQKLLVILRGLPGSGKSTLSRVLLGQSCDGIVLSTDDYFHQQYGYTYNAAQLGDAHEWNRKRAKQAMEQGKSPVIIDNTNTQAWEMKPYVEVALEKGYRVEFHEPDTWWKFDPEELEKRNKHGVTREKIAQMLERYEYQISIPIVMNSVVPPHKNTQRPPLQRRHRWGDHTDSWSSFSISSSQ, from the exons ATG ATGCTTCATGCAGAAAATACAGTAAGGCTCTTGGAGTGTCAGGGTGAAATCGGAATTGAACCATATTCTAAAAGAATGAAGTCAACAGAAGGGGCTTCTGAGAAACTCCCTGCTGATGATAACGAAGGTACTCAGAAGAAATTGGATGTTGAGAGAAAATCAAATGGTTGGATACCTACATGTGCCTTAGACAACCAAGGACAACGTGAAAtgcagaagcaaaagaaaatacctACGGGTGTCTTGGGATCTTTGAGCAAAGTTCTCCCTGAAAATAATCCAGTGCTTTGTCAGCCAATTAATTTAGAAACTGCGCAGAATATAAATCCTCCATTTACATCAATGAATGACTCTAAAGTTGAAGAAGAGAAGGACCTTTTTATTACAAATAGTGCTGGTGAAGATAATGTTGAAAAAAGCAGTGCATCATTCTCAGTAAATAGAAATCAATCGGATGAAGACTTTTTCACAAGCAAAGATTTTATAGGACCAATTTACAAACCTGCCAAAAGTAACAAGCAGGACAAATCTGGCAATTGCAATGAATGTAGTAACACTGGAGGAGATGAAAAtgaattaaatgaaaacagatgTAAAAGAAAGGAGGTGAAGAAGATGCAGGCTGTTTCTGCCACTGTACCAGAAATAGATGATCAACTGGATCAGTTCTATAAAGAAATTCAccagctggaaaatgaaaatttagatACTAATGttcaaggaaaagaaactgaaatttctGAGGAACAGCACTCTTCATTTAACTCTAGTCAGAGCTCACAAGAGAATTATCAACCTGTACTTTTGGGTAGTCCACACCCATTTTACGAGAATGGACAGTGTTCTTTGGGGGAACAGAACagtcagaaaacaaacaatGAGCAGCAGTTAGTTGTGGAAACAGGTGgctggaaaactgaaaataccTATAATGGCCAAATAGATACTTGGAACTGCTCAGTGCCTGAATTCAGACCTGCTTGGCAGGCTAGAGCATTTTTCAAAAAACCTCAGGGATGTTTTCCTCCTAGATTCAACCATCAATCCCATTTCCAGATATTTGATGCCGCACCACAAATCCCTTGTCAGAATGGGGGACGGACTTATGAAAGTTACCGTGCAAATACTGATATCAACAGTCATGGTCCATTGCTTGATCCAAATACCCACTATTCTGGTCATACTGACATCCATACTACTCAGGTCTTCAGGAATGGGAATAATGATCAGAATGGACCCCAAAGTAATGGTTTCTGTGAAACCAGAGAAGAGTGTTGGAATGATCCAAAAGCTGACAGTACAGAAGGAATGCACAACTTTTCTTCATTGCAGTTATCTGAAGAAAAATTCAGTTGTTCACAGAAATTGCTTGTAATCTTAAGAGGCCTACCAGGTTCAGGGAAATCAACACTTTCTCG TGTTCTGCTTGGTCAGAGTTGTGATGGCATTGTGCTCAGCACTGATGATTATTTTCATCAGCAGTATGGATACACCTATAATGCTGCTCAGCTTGGTGATGCCCATGAGTGGAACCGGAAGAGAG caaagCAAGCAATGGAGCAGGGAAAATCTCCAGTTATAATAGACAACACTAATACTCAAGCCTGGGAAATGAAGCCTTACGTGGAAGTG GCTCTAGAAAAAGGATACAGAGTGGAATTCCATGAGCCAGATACTTGGTGGAAGTTTGATCCTGAAGAACTAGAAAA gaGGAATAAGCATGGAGTCACTCGTGAGAAGATTGCTCAGATGTTGGAACGATACGAATATCAAATATCCATCCCTATTGTCATGAATTCAGTAGTACCTCCCCACAAAAACACTCAAAGACCACCTCTGCAGAGAAGACATAGGTGGGGAGACCATACAGACTCATGGAGTTCTTTCAGTATTTCCAGTAGCCAGTAA
- the N4BP2L2 gene encoding NEDD4-binding protein 2-like 2 isoform X2: MMLHAENTVRLLECQGEIGIEPYSKRMKSTEGASEKLPADDNEGTQKKLDVERKSNGWIPTCALDNQGQREMQKQKKIPTGVLGSLSKVLPENNPVLCQPINLETAQNINPPFTSMNDSKVEEEKDLFITNSAGEDNVEKSSASFSVNRNQSDEDFFTSKDFIGPIYKPAKSNKQDKSGNCNECSNTGGDENELNENRCKRKEVKKMQAVSATVPEIDDQLDQFYKEIHQLENENLDTNVQGKETEISEEQHSSFNSSQSSQENYQPVLLGSPHPFYENGQCSLGEQNSQKTNNEQQLVVETGGWKTENTYNGQIDTWNCSVPEFRPAWQARAFFKKPQGCFPPRFNHQSHFQIFDAAPQIPCQNGGRTYESYRANTDINSHGPLLDPNTHYSGHTDIHTTQVFRNGNNDQNGPQSNGFCETREECWNDPKADSTEGMHNFSSLQLSEEKFSCSQKLLVILRGLPGSGKSTLSRVLLGQSCDGIVLSTDDYFHQQYGYTYNAAQLGDAHEWNRKRAKQAMEQGKSPVIIDNTNTQAWEMKPYVEVALEKGYRVEFHEPDTWWKFDPEELEKRNKHGVTREKIAQMLERYEYQISIPIVMNSVVPPHKNTQRPPLQRRHRP; this comes from the exons ATG ATGCTTCATGCAGAAAATACAGTAAGGCTCTTGGAGTGTCAGGGTGAAATCGGAATTGAACCATATTCTAAAAGAATGAAGTCAACAGAAGGGGCTTCTGAGAAACTCCCTGCTGATGATAACGAAGGTACTCAGAAGAAATTGGATGTTGAGAGAAAATCAAATGGTTGGATACCTACATGTGCCTTAGACAACCAAGGACAACGTGAAAtgcagaagcaaaagaaaatacctACGGGTGTCTTGGGATCTTTGAGCAAAGTTCTCCCTGAAAATAATCCAGTGCTTTGTCAGCCAATTAATTTAGAAACTGCGCAGAATATAAATCCTCCATTTACATCAATGAATGACTCTAAAGTTGAAGAAGAGAAGGACCTTTTTATTACAAATAGTGCTGGTGAAGATAATGTTGAAAAAAGCAGTGCATCATTCTCAGTAAATAGAAATCAATCGGATGAAGACTTTTTCACAAGCAAAGATTTTATAGGACCAATTTACAAACCTGCCAAAAGTAACAAGCAGGACAAATCTGGCAATTGCAATGAATGTAGTAACACTGGAGGAGATGAAAAtgaattaaatgaaaacagatgTAAAAGAAAGGAGGTGAAGAAGATGCAGGCTGTTTCTGCCACTGTACCAGAAATAGATGATCAACTGGATCAGTTCTATAAAGAAATTCAccagctggaaaatgaaaatttagatACTAATGttcaaggaaaagaaactgaaatttctGAGGAACAGCACTCTTCATTTAACTCTAGTCAGAGCTCACAAGAGAATTATCAACCTGTACTTTTGGGTAGTCCACACCCATTTTACGAGAATGGACAGTGTTCTTTGGGGGAACAGAACagtcagaaaacaaacaatGAGCAGCAGTTAGTTGTGGAAACAGGTGgctggaaaactgaaaataccTATAATGGCCAAATAGATACTTGGAACTGCTCAGTGCCTGAATTCAGACCTGCTTGGCAGGCTAGAGCATTTTTCAAAAAACCTCAGGGATGTTTTCCTCCTAGATTCAACCATCAATCCCATTTCCAGATATTTGATGCCGCACCACAAATCCCTTGTCAGAATGGGGGACGGACTTATGAAAGTTACCGTGCAAATACTGATATCAACAGTCATGGTCCATTGCTTGATCCAAATACCCACTATTCTGGTCATACTGACATCCATACTACTCAGGTCTTCAGGAATGGGAATAATGATCAGAATGGACCCCAAAGTAATGGTTTCTGTGAAACCAGAGAAGAGTGTTGGAATGATCCAAAAGCTGACAGTACAGAAGGAATGCACAACTTTTCTTCATTGCAGTTATCTGAAGAAAAATTCAGTTGTTCACAGAAATTGCTTGTAATCTTAAGAGGCCTACCAGGTTCAGGGAAATCAACACTTTCTCG TGTTCTGCTTGGTCAGAGTTGTGATGGCATTGTGCTCAGCACTGATGATTATTTTCATCAGCAGTATGGATACACCTATAATGCTGCTCAGCTTGGTGATGCCCATGAGTGGAACCGGAAGAGAG caaagCAAGCAATGGAGCAGGGAAAATCTCCAGTTATAATAGACAACACTAATACTCAAGCCTGGGAAATGAAGCCTTACGTGGAAGTG GCTCTAGAAAAAGGATACAGAGTGGAATTCCATGAGCCAGATACTTGGTGGAAGTTTGATCCTGAAGAACTAGAAAA gaGGAATAAGCATGGAGTCACTCGTGAGAAGATTGCTCAGATGTTGGAACGATACGAATATCAAATATCCATCCCTATTGTCATGAATTCAGTAGTACCTCCCCACAAAAACACTCAAAGACCACCTCTGCAGAGAAGACATAG GCCCTAA